The following proteins are encoded in a genomic region of Gimesia algae:
- a CDS encoding sigma 54-interacting transcriptional regulator, with protein sequence MQRGSGRRTRLETRLNALSTPVFALDASRTILFFNQGCEQLLEWSAEEILGQTCDFAIDTDMEECESVCNLLCPPAEVFQGTRLEVPRFLLSRSGKTIPCLIRYTPLTDEQRKTKLVLGFIERIQNPQALPSASASQQLHAELAAMRLSLRNRFRFSTLIARSPGMQRVLRQLELAIRTTQPVHFQGEAGTGKEHLARAIHFESEQRRKIFIPLNCEKLPPRELKQTVKKIFERDYDESIPLEPGVLFLAEIQSLPRDVQEMILENLQAKAANVHVRLMTSSPIPLQNLLDQEAILSEFFYFITTMEIQVPALRERREDLELLAQHFLENENRYQQKQVSGFAPGVLSLFQDYYWPANLDELTRVIQGAFEATAEPVITRDALPLRFKTGVDARSLGPAVLAPLRTLEESLGLVEKEQILLALELSRNNRTEAARMLGLTRAKLYRRMEALHISLDET encoded by the coding sequence ATGCAGCGAGGATCAGGACGCCGTACCCGGCTCGAGACCCGTTTAAATGCCCTCAGTACACCCGTGTTTGCTCTCGATGCTTCACGGACAATATTGTTCTTCAACCAGGGGTGTGAGCAACTGCTGGAATGGTCGGCTGAGGAAATTCTGGGTCAGACGTGTGACTTTGCGATCGATACCGACATGGAAGAATGCGAATCGGTTTGTAATTTACTGTGCCCCCCCGCAGAAGTCTTTCAGGGAACTCGACTGGAAGTCCCCCGTTTCCTGCTCTCGCGCAGTGGGAAGACGATTCCCTGCCTCATTCGATACACTCCTTTGACAGATGAGCAACGAAAAACAAAACTGGTTCTGGGGTTCATCGAGCGGATTCAGAACCCCCAGGCACTTCCATCTGCTTCCGCTTCTCAGCAGCTGCATGCAGAACTGGCTGCTATGCGGTTATCACTGCGGAATCGGTTTCGTTTTTCGACGCTCATAGCACGTAGTCCCGGCATGCAGCGTGTACTGCGACAGCTGGAGCTGGCGATTCGAACCACACAGCCGGTCCACTTTCAGGGTGAAGCGGGAACGGGAAAAGAGCATCTGGCGCGTGCGATTCATTTTGAAAGCGAGCAGAGAAGAAAAATATTTATTCCACTCAATTGTGAAAAGCTTCCTCCCCGGGAGCTTAAGCAGACAGTGAAAAAAATCTTCGAGCGGGATTACGATGAGTCGATTCCTCTGGAACCGGGAGTCTTATTTCTGGCTGAAATTCAAAGTCTGCCGCGTGACGTTCAGGAAATGATACTGGAAAATCTGCAGGCGAAAGCGGCCAATGTGCATGTCAGATTAATGACCTCCAGCCCGATACCTCTTCAGAATCTATTGGACCAGGAAGCGATTCTGTCTGAATTTTTCTATTTCATTACAACGATGGAAATCCAAGTGCCGGCGCTACGGGAAAGAAGGGAAGATCTGGAGCTGTTAGCGCAGCACTTTCTGGAAAATGAAAACCGTTATCAGCAGAAACAGGTCAGTGGTTTTGCACCCGGGGTCTTGTCATTATTTCAGGATTACTACTGGCCAGCTAATCTGGATGAGCTGACCCGGGTTATCCAAGGTGCGTTTGAGGCGACTGCTGAGCCAGTCATCACGCGTGATGCTCTCCCGCTACGGTTCAAAACCGGGGTCGATGCTCGTTCACTAGGGCCTGCAGTGTTGGCTCCGTTACGCACTCTGGAGGAATCTCTCGGTCTGGTTGAAAAAGAACAGATTCTGCTCGCATTAGAACTGTCCAGAAATAACCGGACCGAAGCTGCACGCATGCTGGGGCTGACCCGTGCCAAGTTATACCGGAGGATGGAAGCGCTTCATATCAGCTTAGATGAGACTTAA